In Solobacterium moorei, a single genomic region encodes these proteins:
- a CDS encoding energy-coupling factor transporter ATPase: MPITFEHVKHVYSTGTPYQYDALQDINLNITENKITAIIGQTGSGKSTLIQHLNALLLPTEGTIHILDRTISAKETPKKLKSLRGDVGLVFQFPEYQLFEETVLKDVAFGPKNFGCTEEEAIKKAKDALKLVGLGVENYEKSPLELSGGQKRRTAIAGILAMDPKVIVLDEPTAGLDPIGTIQMMELFYALNRKYNKTVLIVSHDMEQVYKYCDEVVVVEDGKIRFHDSTKKFFDNPELCRSMNILPPAFIQMKDSLRKNGFEISDEINDIPSLAKEIVRQVKKHG, translated from the coding sequence ATGCCAATTACATTCGAGCATGTAAAACATGTCTATAGCACCGGGACACCTTATCAATATGATGCCTTACAGGATATCAACCTTAATATTACAGAAAATAAAATTACAGCGATTATTGGCCAGACGGGGTCTGGCAAGAGCACACTGATTCAACATTTGAATGCATTACTGTTACCAACCGAAGGAACGATTCATATTCTTGATCGTACGATTAGCGCAAAGGAGACACCAAAGAAGCTCAAATCTTTGCGTGGGGATGTAGGTCTTGTATTCCAGTTTCCTGAATATCAGTTGTTTGAAGAAACTGTGTTGAAGGATGTTGCGTTTGGTCCAAAGAACTTTGGATGTACGGAAGAGGAAGCCATCAAGAAGGCAAAAGATGCACTCAAGTTAGTTGGTCTTGGTGTAGAAAACTATGAAAAGAGTCCGCTGGAATTATCTGGAGGACAGAAGAGAAGAACAGCAATTGCGGGTATCTTAGCAATGGATCCAAAGGTCATTGTCTTGGATGAGCCAACAGCAGGACTTGATCCAATCGGTACAATACAGATGATGGAGCTGTTCTATGCATTAAACCGTAAATACAATAAGACAGTGCTGATTGTATCGCATGATATGGAACAGGTATATAAGTATTGTGATGAAGTAGTTGTAGTGGAAGATGGAAAGATTCGCTTTCATGATAGTACGAAGAAGTTCTTTGATAACCCTGAGCTTTGTCGCAGTATGAATATTTTACCGCCAGCATTTATTCAGATGAAAGATAGCTTACGCAAGAATGGATTTGAAATTTCGGATGAAATCAATGATATTCCTTCGCTTGCGAAAGAGATTGTAAGGCAGGTGAAGAAACATGGGTAA
- a CDS encoding energy-coupling factor transporter ATPase, producing the protein MGIIEVKNLSFAYDESAKTIDEVSFSIEEGTYTTIIGHNGSGKSTIAKLIAGLLEKASGSIMVDGMELNVENLNKIRSDIGIVFQNPDNQFIGSTVRDDIAFGLENHCVPQEDMDHIIEENAALVGMTKYLNQEPTRLSGGQKQRVAIAGVLAMKPKILIFDEATSMLDPQGKDEIKRVITELHGESKLTILSITHDIDEVAKSDYVIAMDGGHVAITGTPKEVFQDPEKLKKMKLDVPFSLKLSEELQACGLHVSSHITQEGLVEELCQLHSSM; encoded by the coding sequence ATGGGGATTATTGAAGTAAAAAATCTCAGTTTTGCATATGATGAAAGTGCGAAGACAATTGATGAAGTTTCCTTCTCGATTGAGGAAGGAACCTATACAACAATTATCGGACATAATGGTAGTGGAAAATCCACAATCGCAAAGTTGATTGCGGGTCTATTAGAGAAGGCTTCCGGTTCTATCATGGTGGACGGTATGGAATTAAATGTAGAAAACTTAAACAAAATTCGTTCCGATATCGGTATTGTTTTCCAGAACCCGGATAACCAGTTTATTGGTTCCACGGTGAGAGATGATATCGCTTTTGGACTTGAAAACCATTGTGTTCCTCAAGAAGATATGGATCATATCATCGAAGAAAACGCAGCTCTAGTCGGTATGACGAAGTATCTGAATCAAGAACCTACACGATTAAGCGGTGGTCAGAAACAGCGTGTTGCGATTGCGGGTGTTCTTGCGATGAAACCAAAGATTCTCATCTTTGATGAAGCAACATCCATGTTAGACCCACAGGGGAAGGATGAAATCAAACGTGTAATTACTGAACTACATGGTGAAAGTAAATTGACGATTCTTTCTATCACACATGACATTGATGAAGTTGCCAAGAGTGATTATGTCATTGCAATGGATGGTGGTCATGTGGCAATCACAGGAACACCAAAGGAAGTCTTTCAGGATCCAGAGAAATTAAAGAAAATGAAGCTTGATGTTCCATTTAGCTTAAAGTTGAGTGAGGAATTGCAGGCATGTGGTCTGCATGTTTCATCGCATATTACACAGGAAGGACTGGTGGAAGAATTATGCCAATTACATTCGAGCATGTAA
- the ltrA gene encoding group II intron reverse transcriptase/maturase has product MELMDKILSQKNLQEAMKRVKSNKGASGIDKMSVEEIDEYFSKHIEEIKTSIWEKKYRPRAVKRVYIPKPNGKKRPLGIPVVVDRVIQQAVAQVFSELYDECFSEHSYGFRPNRSAHQAMEEVLFYLNEGCEWVIDLDIEKYFDTVNHDKLISILREKVKDDVTLHLVRSFLRAGIMEDGIIHRNEEGVPQGGPLSPILSNIYLDRFDKELESRGLRFVRYADDCNILVKSEMSANRVMKSVSSWLERKLFLKVNMTKTKVVRPSNSSFLGFTFWKNKDGWKSMPTYDRKQKLCKKIKEVLCRKKASALPLSTVFTQVNQIVRGWINYFRIGSMKTFLKEFGEWLRHKIRVIILKQWKKPKRIYTNLQSLNRILKVNISDERIYSTANTRLGLYRQANGNTIKFLLSPKVLSMKSKDRPGLINPLEYYQSK; this is encoded by the coding sequence ATGGAATTAATGGACAAGATTCTAAGTCAAAAGAACTTACAAGAGGCGATGAAAAGAGTCAAGAGTAATAAAGGTGCATCGGGCATTGACAAGATGTCTGTGGAAGAAATTGACGAATACTTCAGTAAACATATAGAAGAAATCAAAACTTCGATATGGGAAAAGAAATACAGACCTCGGGCAGTAAAAAGAGTCTATATCCCAAAACCAAATGGAAAGAAAAGACCATTGGGGATACCCGTTGTAGTGGATAGAGTAATCCAACAAGCAGTGGCACAAGTGTTTAGTGAACTCTATGACGAGTGCTTTAGTGAGCATAGTTACGGATTCAGACCAAACAGAAGTGCCCACCAAGCGATGGAGGAAGTACTCTTCTACCTAAACGAAGGGTGTGAATGGGTAATAGACCTAGATATTGAAAAGTACTTTGACACAGTGAATCATGATAAGTTGATATCCATACTTAGAGAGAAAGTAAAAGATGATGTAACGCTACATCTCGTAAGGTCCTTTTTGAGGGCTGGAATCATGGAAGATGGAATCATCCACAGAAATGAAGAAGGAGTTCCACAAGGAGGTCCGCTCAGTCCAATATTATCCAATATCTACCTAGATAGGTTTGATAAGGAACTGGAAAGCAGAGGGCTAAGATTCGTAAGATACGCAGATGACTGTAATATCCTCGTGAAGAGTGAGATGTCAGCCAACAGAGTCATGAAGTCTGTATCAAGTTGGCTAGAAAGAAAACTATTTCTAAAGGTCAACATGACAAAAACAAAAGTAGTAAGACCTAGCAATAGTTCGTTTCTTGGCTTCACGTTCTGGAAAAACAAAGATGGATGGAAAAGTATGCCTACATACGATAGGAAACAAAAACTATGTAAGAAAATAAAAGAAGTGCTATGCCGTAAAAAGGCAAGTGCACTTCCTTTATCGACTGTATTCACCCAAGTAAACCAAATCGTGAGAGGATGGATAAACTACTTCAGGATTGGCTCGATGAAGACCTTCTTAAAAGAATTTGGAGAATGGTTGCGACACAAGATACGTGTGATAATTCTAAAACAATGGAAGAAACCAAAACGTATCTATACCAACCTACAAAGTCTAAATCGGATACTCAAGGTCAATATCTCTGATGAAAGAATCTACAGTACAGCCAATACTAGACTAGGTCTATATCGACAGGCAAATGGAAACACAATAAAATTCTTATTGAGTCCAAAGGTACTATCGATGAAAAGCAAAGACAGACCGGGATTAATCAATCCACTAGAATATTATCAATCTAAGTAA
- the ispD gene encoding 2-C-methyl-D-erythritol 4-phosphate cytidylyltransferase produces the protein MQYSALIVAAGSGTRMNLGYNKVYAKLSDGTTILDKTLSVFLNDSDCVQIVLVTDCAEHFEKVHGRKDGRIVFASGGETRQDSVYNGLRAVLADVVLVHDGARPFLDQESLEKIKKTMETEKAALLCVPCKDTVKHVQNGYVVETYERSTLQCAQTPQAFETDLLLTCMHKAKKDHFIGTDDTSLVEKYSDVKVAVVEGKYSNYKITTPEDMK, from the coding sequence ATGCAATACAGTGCTCTAATCGTTGCGGCAGGTAGTGGAACAAGAATGAATCTTGGATATAATAAGGTTTACGCAAAACTATCAGATGGTACAACTATTTTGGATAAAACGCTTTCTGTGTTTTTAAATGATAGTGATTGTGTACAAATTGTTCTGGTAACAGATTGTGCAGAACACTTTGAAAAAGTGCACGGAAGAAAAGACGGTAGGATTGTATTTGCTAGTGGTGGAGAGACACGACAGGATAGTGTTTATAATGGATTGCGTGCAGTGCTAGCGGATGTTGTTTTGGTCCATGATGGTGCTAGACCTTTCTTAGATCAAGAATCATTAGAAAAAATTAAAAAGACAATGGAAACAGAGAAAGCAGCTTTACTATGTGTTCCATGCAAGGATACTGTAAAGCATGTTCAGAATGGATATGTTGTAGAGACATATGAACGTAGTACTTTACAGTGTGCACAAACTCCGCAGGCATTTGAAACGGATTTATTACTCACATGCATGCATAAAGCAAAAAAAGATCACTTTATTGGTACGGATGATACTTCCTTAGTGGAGAAGTATTCTGATGTAAAAGTGGCAGTAGTTGAAGGGAAATACTCGAACTATAAAATCACAACACCAGAAGATATGAAATAA
- a CDS encoding HAD family hydrolase, with translation MRYNGIIFDFNGTLFFDTDIHIQAWDTIAMKVIGKHMTKETLVQKYWGLANVDLIQQMTNNTLSKEECKRLSAEKEALYRKYVKNDPSATLAPGVIEFFHYLKQHNIPFTIASASIKENIDFYVSEFHLDQWIDPDTIVYDDGTYKNKYEMYIEAMRRLHIKNPVIVFEDSINGVLAAKEANAKVIAISSDSLEAHDLPFLSATIKDFQGIVELLETLPE, from the coding sequence ATGCGCTATAACGGAATTATTTTTGACTTTAACGGCACACTATTCTTTGATACAGACATCCATATTCAGGCTTGGGATACTATCGCAATGAAAGTCATAGGAAAACACATGACAAAGGAAACACTTGTCCAAAAATACTGGGGTCTAGCCAATGTTGATTTAATTCAACAAATGACTAATAACACACTTTCCAAAGAAGAATGCAAGCGTTTATCTGCCGAAAAAGAAGCGCTGTATCGTAAGTATGTAAAAAATGATCCTAGCGCGACATTAGCACCAGGTGTCATTGAATTCTTTCACTACCTTAAACAGCACAACATTCCATTTACAATTGCCTCTGCATCCATCAAAGAGAACATCGACTTCTATGTATCTGAGTTCCACTTAGACCAATGGATTGATCCAGATACAATTGTCTATGATGATGGTACATATAAGAATAAATATGAGATGTATATAGAAGCTATGAGACGTCTTCATATAAAGAATCCTGTCATCGTCTTCGAAGATTCAATCAATGGCGTCCTAGCCGCAAAGGAAGCTAACGCAAAAGTAATTGCTATCTCCAGCGATTCTTTAGAAGCACACGATCTTCCATTCTTATCTGCTACAATCAAAGACTTCCAAGGTATTGTTGAACTACTTGAAACTTTACCCGAGTAA
- a CDS encoding COG2426 family protein, with protein MEGFIIWWAGTIGKFLSPKLSIFLVSLLPLIEERGGLLLAKMLGVPMWEAVFVCVIGNILPIPFILFGIKELIHWLSTHHLSKVAEWLEQKAIKNKPKIDKYGFWGLALFVGIPLPGTGAWTGCLIAALFEMDLKKATLSILIGVAMAAVIMTLVSYGLLGAVFG; from the coding sequence ATGGAAGGTTTTATTATCTGGTGGGCAGGAACTATTGGAAAGTTCTTATCACCTAAATTATCAATCTTTTTAGTTAGCTTATTACCACTTATTGAAGAACGCGGTGGGTTACTACTTGCAAAGATGCTAGGAGTCCCTATGTGGGAGGCAGTATTTGTGTGTGTAATTGGAAATATTTTACCAATACCATTTATTTTATTTGGTATTAAGGAATTAATTCATTGGTTATCTACACATCATTTATCAAAGGTTGCGGAGTGGTTGGAACAGAAAGCCATTAAGAATAAACCAAAAATTGATAAATATGGTTTCTGGGGCTTGGCACTGTTTGTAGGCATTCCATTACCTGGCACAGGTGCTTGGACAGGGTGTTTGATTGCGGCTTTATTTGAAATGGACTTAAAAAAAGCAACTCTATCAATTTTGATTGGAGTTGCGATGGCTGCAGTGATTATGACATTAGTATCCTATGGATTATTAGGTGCAGTGTTTGGATAA
- a CDS encoding tyrosine-type recombinase/integrase: protein MSAYKSSNGTWYIKYHNKTKRGFKTKVEAQRYEAKMRLNIVADSNIGKYSLYAKEYILNRYKAVSYGTYEKSNNAIQNIILPNIPDKPINEITKIDCKEFKDKIVDMQYSSSHTNYIFSQFKAVFKYAEEYYEIKNNCYEVIKKVRSSDKEIRNKLNKELNIWNVDTFNNFIKHVKKENYKMLFIILYFTGLRLGEALALTWNDFDGKTLNISKSISRKTDKGKYIVKQPKNIFSIRNISLGNNIANLLSEYLSKEEKICGFRKEWFIFGRLEPLPQATIDKVKESAINSAKVRRIRIHDFRHSHASNLIASGVNIVAVSRRLGHADVNMTLKIYTHLLKQNEDELISQINNSSQFLLKQ from the coding sequence ATGAGTGCATATAAGAGTTCTAATGGTACATGGTATATAAAGTATCATAATAAAACAAAAAGAGGATTTAAAACAAAAGTAGAAGCTCAAAGATATGAAGCTAAAATGAGGCTAAATATTGTTGCTGATTCTAATATAGGAAAGTACTCTTTATACGCAAAAGAATATATTCTAAATCGATATAAGGCGGTGTCTTATGGTACTTATGAAAAAAGTAATAATGCTATTCAAAATATTATTTTACCTAATATTCCGGATAAGCCCATAAATGAAATAACAAAAATTGATTGTAAAGAATTCAAAGATAAAATTGTAGATATGCAGTACTCTTCAAGTCATACTAATTATATTTTTTCCCAATTTAAAGCAGTTTTTAAATATGCTGAAGAATATTATGAAATAAAAAATAATTGCTATGAAGTGATTAAAAAGGTTAGGTCATCAGATAAAGAAATACGGAATAAACTCAATAAAGAATTAAATATATGGAATGTAGATACATTCAACAACTTTATTAAGCATGTAAAAAAAGAAAACTATAAAATGTTATTTATAATCCTGTATTTTACAGGTCTTAGACTTGGTGAAGCATTGGCTTTAACATGGAATGATTTCGACGGTAAGACACTAAATATCAGTAAGTCAATCAGTAGAAAAACAGACAAAGGAAAATATATTGTTAAACAACCCAAAAATATATTTAGTATAAGGAATATATCCTTAGGTAATAATATAGCCAATCTACTCAGTGAGTATCTGTCTAAAGAAGAAAAAATATGTGGGTTTAGAAAAGAATGGTTTATATTTGGAAGATTAGAACCATTACCACAAGCAACCATCGATAAAGTAAAAGAATCAGCAATAAATAGTGCTAAAGTAAGAAGAATCAGAATACATGATTTTAGACATTCTCATGCATCTAATCTTATCGCTTCTGGTGTAAATATCGTTGCAGTGAGTAGACGTTTAGGACATGCTGATGTAAATATGACATTAAAGATTTATACTCACTTATTAAAACAAAATGAAGATGAATTGATATCACAAATAAACAATTCTTCTCAGTTTCTTCTCAAACAATAA
- a CDS encoding transketolase family protein, translated as MGKATREAYGEALAELVAENKKIVVLDADLSGSTKTANAKKVAPERFFNMGIAESDMIGHAAGFATSGFIPFASSFSMFCTGRAWEQIRNSVAYPHLNVKVCGTHAGITVGEDGVSHQAIEDIALMRVVPGMEVYVPCDAAQTKAVIRHVASTNTPCYVRLGRSSVEDVYTEDTAFDFSKVHVVREGKDAVIFACGLMVQSALKAAEKLSAEGKEVAVVDVCAIKPCNEEQIAELLAKYDVVFTAEEHNVIGGLGGLICEIAADKCPKKIHRIGIQDTYAESGDANKLMAKYKLDGEGVYEQVKVAL; from the coding sequence ATGGGTAAGGCAACAAGAGAAGCGTACGGTGAAGCATTAGCTGAATTAGTCGCTGAAAATAAAAAGATTGTAGTATTAGATGCGGACTTATCAGGAAGTACTAAGACAGCAAATGCGAAAAAGGTGGCTCCTGAAAGATTCTTTAATATGGGTATTGCAGAATCTGATATGATCGGTCATGCGGCTGGTTTTGCGACAAGTGGATTTATTCCATTTGCATCTTCTTTCTCCATGTTCTGCACAGGTAGAGCTTGGGAACAGATTCGTAATAGTGTCGCATATCCTCACTTAAACGTTAAGGTATGTGGTACACATGCTGGCATTACTGTAGGTGAAGATGGTGTATCTCACCAAGCAATTGAAGATATCGCATTAATGCGTGTTGTGCCAGGCATGGAAGTGTATGTACCATGTGATGCTGCACAGACAAAAGCAGTCATTCGGCATGTCGCATCTACAAATACACCATGTTATGTAAGACTTGGTCGCTCTTCTGTTGAAGATGTATATACAGAAGATACAGCATTTGATTTCAGTAAGGTTCATGTAGTTCGTGAAGGTAAGGATGCTGTTATCTTTGCTTGTGGCTTGATGGTTCAATCTGCTTTAAAGGCAGCTGAAAAGTTAAGTGCAGAAGGCAAGGAAGTTGCTGTAGTAGATGTATGTGCAATCAAGCCATGCAACGAAGAACAGATTGCTGAGTTACTAGCGAAGTATGATGTAGTATTCACTGCTGAAGAACATAATGTAATTGGTGGTTTAGGTGGACTCATCTGTGAAATTGCTGCAGATAAGTGTCCTAAGAAGATTCATCGTATTGGTATCCAAGATACATATGCTGAATCTGGTGATGCCAATAAGTTGATGGCTAAGTATAAACTAGATGGTGAAGGTGTTTACGAACAAGTAAAAGTCGCTTTATAA
- a CDS encoding transketolase, producing MVIENLKLHAKNIRKNILRQVYGAQSGHPGGSLGATDILTVLYFDVMDINKENAGGIDRDRFVLSKGHVSPLLYAVLAEKGILAEEELKTFRLIDSKLQGHPNMNYVTGVDMSTGSLGQGFAVADGMALANKLAGNDHRIYCLIGDGETEEGEIWEAAMAAAHYKNDNLCAIIDVNGLQIDGKTSDVIGPEPLDQKFAAFGFHVICVDGHNMEELRAAFAEAKTVKGKPTAIIARTVKGKGVSFMENNAGWHGKAPNQEQFEAAMAELEAE from the coding sequence ATGGTAATTGAGAATTTAAAATTACACGCGAAGAATATTCGTAAGAATATTTTAAGACAAGTGTATGGAGCGCAATCTGGACACCCAGGAGGATCATTGGGCGCAACGGATATTCTTACAGTGCTTTATTTTGATGTGATGGATATCAATAAGGAAAATGCTGGTGGAATTGATCGTGACCGTTTCGTATTATCGAAGGGACATGTATCACCACTCTTATATGCTGTATTAGCTGAAAAGGGTATTTTAGCAGAAGAAGAATTAAAGACATTCCGTTTAATTGATTCTAAGTTACAAGGACATCCAAACATGAACTATGTAACAGGTGTAGATATGTCTACTGGTTCATTGGGTCAAGGTTTTGCGGTGGCTGATGGAATGGCATTAGCAAATAAATTAGCGGGAAATGACCACCGTATTTATTGCTTAATTGGTGATGGTGAAACAGAAGAGGGCGAAATTTGGGAAGCTGCAATGGCTGCTGCTCATTATAAGAATGACAATCTCTGTGCAATCATTGACGTAAACGGATTACAAATTGATGGTAAGACATCTGATGTTATTGGACCTGAACCATTAGATCAGAAGTTTGCGGCATTTGGATTCCATGTGATTTGTGTTGATGGACATAACATGGAAGAATTACGGGCTGCTTTTGCGGAAGCAAAGACAGTAAAGGGCAAGCCTACAGCAATCATTGCTCGTACTGTTAAGGGCAAGGGTGTTTCCTTTATGGAGAATAATGCAGGATGGCATGGAAAGGCTCCTAACCAAGAGCAATTTGAAGCAGCAATGGCAGAATTGGAGGCAGAGTAG
- a CDS encoding P1 family peptidase: protein MKNSLLQEISIHAFTEFKLGNAEYPESNTGCTVILSEAGYPTGIDIRGGAPASRESGLLNPLAANDGVHAIVLSGGSAFGLDTASGVMKFLAERNIGFPTAAGVVPIVCASCLFDLNGNPTQKYPDANLGYQACENAYHGIFEEGKHGAGTGATIGKIYGPKQASPSALATYAVQLGDLKVGAVVAVNAVGNIYDPTSGNTLSGIRNLKDGGFIDAEEALYTAILGRDLFHQNTTIGAIITNAKLDKTALTKVAGMAHDGYARVIKPVHTTFDGDSIYAMSSATISADINVVGTIAAYIMEKAILKTVDFNK, encoded by the coding sequence ATGAAAAACAGTTTATTACAAGAAATATCCATCCATGCATTCACTGAATTCAAATTAGGCAATGCCGAATACCCAGAGTCTAATACCGGATGTACAGTTATCTTAAGTGAAGCAGGTTATCCAACCGGAATCGATATCCGTGGAGGGGCTCCTGCATCTAGAGAAAGTGGGCTACTCAATCCCCTCGCAGCCAATGATGGAGTACATGCGATTGTATTATCTGGAGGCAGTGCATTTGGTCTTGATACAGCCAGCGGAGTTATGAAATTCTTAGCAGAAAGAAACATTGGTTTTCCTACTGCTGCAGGTGTTGTGCCAATTGTATGTGCTTCTTGTTTGTTTGATTTAAACGGGAATCCAACACAGAAATATCCAGATGCAAATCTTGGTTATCAAGCCTGTGAAAATGCATATCATGGAATCTTTGAAGAAGGAAAGCATGGAGCGGGTACTGGAGCGACCATCGGCAAAATCTATGGTCCTAAACAAGCCTCTCCTTCTGCCCTTGCAACCTATGCTGTACAATTAGGAGATTTAAAGGTGGGTGCTGTCGTCGCAGTCAATGCAGTCGGTAATATCTATGATCCTACTAGTGGCAATACACTCTCTGGTATTCGTAATCTGAAAGACGGTGGTTTTATCGATGCTGAAGAAGCGCTTTACACTGCAATCTTAGGTCGTGACCTATTTCATCAAAACACAACCATCGGTGCAATCATTACCAATGCAAAGCTAGATAAGACAGCACTCACAAAAGTTGCCGGCATGGCACATGATGGATATGCACGTGTCATCAAGCCGGTGCATACTACATTTGATGGAGATTCCATCTATGCAATGAGTTCTGCCACCATATCAGCAGATATCAATGTTGTAGGTACCATCGCTGCATACATCATGGAAAAAGCAATTCTAAAAACAGTCGATTTTAATAAATAG